A part of Leptospira mtsangambouensis genomic DNA contains:
- a CDS encoding ArsR/SmtB family transcription factor encodes MDLRRDVFQAIADPTRRGILLLVATQSMTAGAIASQFDTKRPTVSKHLQILTECELLKKEPNGREMYYHLNPNKMKEIANFIEPFQKLWDDRFNKLESVMKNYKTKG; translated from the coding sequence ATGGATTTACGAAGAGATGTTTTTCAGGCAATTGCAGATCCCACAAGGCGGGGCATCCTCCTCCTTGTGGCCACCCAGTCCATGACGGCAGGAGCCATTGCCTCCCAATTTGATACCAAAAGACCTACCGTTTCCAAACACTTACAAATTTTAACTGAATGTGAATTGTTAAAAAAAGAACCTAACGGTCGTGAGATGTATTATCACTTAAACCCAAACAAAATGAAAGAAATAGCAAACTTCATTGAACCTTTCCAAAAACTATGGGATGACCGTTTTAACAAATTGGAATCGGTAATGAAAAACTATAAAACGAAAGGATAA
- a CDS encoding LA_2478/LA_2722/LA_4182 family protein, producing the protein MKKISIFLLILTPLLLTAQTLKDAKEFQALSKKMCAKTSECMKEKLKDLPADQRKMVESQFVNGNVCESRYKNYVVEGQKPANNQPTKKLTKQDLEDMKKCAKDMAAFSCADLEDGKVPESCEKFQEED; encoded by the coding sequence ATGAAAAAAATTTCCATTTTTTTACTAATACTTACCCCTCTCCTACTCACCGCACAAACATTAAAAGATGCGAAAGAATTCCAAGCACTCTCTAAAAAAATGTGTGCAAAAACTTCTGAGTGTATGAAAGAAAAGTTAAAAGATCTTCCTGCCGACCAAAGAAAGATGGTCGAATCTCAATTTGTGAATGGGAACGTCTGCGAATCTAGATACAAAAACTACGTGGTAGAAGGCCAAAAACCGGCAAACAACCAACCCACAAAAAAACTCACTAAACAAGATTTGGAAGATATGAAAAAATGTGCCAAAGACATGGCTGCGTTTTCTTGTGCTGATTTAGAAGATGGAAAAGTCCCAGAATCTTGTGAAAAATTTCAAGAAGAAGATTAA
- a CDS encoding SRPBCC family protein, translating into MELKTKIYAEDGKQELKIERNFDLPASLVYKAHTVPELIEEWMGNKVLQFEAKNHGSWIFETKNPEGIVLFRANGVFLNMIENESFVRTFEMENTGFPVQLEFFEFQNISENQSKLKMHILYKSVEQRDQILKMPFAMGINMAHNQLEQVLSEKV; encoded by the coding sequence ATGGAACTCAAAACAAAAATATATGCAGAAGATGGAAAACAAGAGTTAAAAATTGAACGAAACTTCGATTTACCTGCCTCCTTAGTTTATAAAGCTCACACAGTACCAGAACTCATAGAAGAATGGATGGGAAACAAGGTCCTTCAGTTTGAAGCAAAAAACCATGGTAGTTGGATCTTTGAAACCAAAAATCCCGAAGGGATCGTTTTGTTCCGAGCCAATGGAGTTTTCCTTAATATGATCGAAAATGAAAGTTTTGTTCGAACCTTTGAAATGGAAAACACAGGTTTCCCCGTCCAACTTGAGTTTTTTGAGTTTCAAAATATTTCGGAGAACCAATCAAAACTCAAAATGCACATCCTCTACAAATCGGTAGAACAAAGGGACCAAATTTTAAAGATGCCATTTGCAATGGGAATCAACATGGCACACAATCAGTTGGAACAAGTACTTAGTGAAAAAGTTTGA
- a CDS encoding class I SAM-dependent methyltransferase has product MKSFLKKQNFGFGKNGKEFDGTYWSDIYGNGLDVDGSYNAKQHAEYLKALFLLMEIPVYKMADFGFGKAILLREMVKTFSPVKVYAVDASKDAYEDLKKKDWVKRSDKFHLYHESLETFKLPKLEKEPVELGICNSVIQYLPDSMIPDVLEKMAKYCNYLYFTVPTNEDYAVMKEEMNFTDPYAFSRSKKKYRKWISRDFEIVGYNLLQSKWLGEKGFKEDFFRI; this is encoded by the coding sequence ATGAAGAGTTTTTTAAAAAAACAAAACTTCGGCTTTGGTAAAAATGGGAAAGAGTTTGATGGTACCTATTGGTCTGACATTTACGGGAATGGGTTAGACGTAGATGGATCTTACAACGCCAAACAACATGCAGAATACTTAAAAGCACTCTTTCTGTTAATGGAGATTCCGGTTTACAAAATGGCCGACTTCGGTTTCGGAAAAGCCATTTTACTCCGAGAGATGGTAAAAACATTTTCTCCGGTGAAAGTGTATGCAGTGGATGCTTCCAAAGATGCCTATGAAGATCTAAAGAAAAAGGACTGGGTCAAACGTTCTGATAAATTCCATCTTTACCATGAATCCTTAGAAACTTTTAAACTTCCTAAGTTAGAAAAGGAACCGGTGGAACTTGGAATTTGTAATTCTGTGATCCAATACCTTCCCGATTCTATGATTCCAGATGTTTTGGAAAAAATGGCTAAGTATTGTAATTATCTATATTTTACAGTTCCAACGAATGAAGATTATGCGGTAATGAAAGAAGAAATGAATTTCACTGATCCTTATGCTTTTTCTCGTTCGAAAAAAAAATATAGGAAATGGATTTCTCGTGATTTTGAAATTGTAGGGTATAATCTGTTACAAAGTAAGTGGCTAGGGGAAAAGGGTTTTAAGGAAGATTTCTTTAGGATTTAG
- a CDS encoding response regulator transcription factor, giving the protein MKNILVIEDDPDIGNLIRKSLDSAHYTTSVFENGEDGLKFYKSNHPDLVILDLSLPDIDGMEICRSIRKSDESTPIFILSARTEEIDRIMGLELGADDYITKPFSVRELKTRVDVFFRRWDKKIGIKPNVGQAGEIIRGALKIDSIRRRVTLNENIINISRKEFDILQLLAGSPGKVFSREMILESVWGVEWDGFERMIDSHIKRIRSKLEKNSAQPEWIETIWGIGYRFTDNFENIVVPE; this is encoded by the coding sequence ATGAAAAATATTTTGGTAATTGAGGACGATCCGGACATCGGGAACCTAATCCGGAAATCTCTCGATTCTGCTCACTACACAACCTCCGTTTTTGAAAATGGCGAAGACGGTTTGAAATTTTACAAATCCAATCATCCTGATTTAGTGATTCTGGATCTCTCTCTACCGGATATTGATGGTATGGAAATTTGCCGTAGCATCCGAAAATCCGATGAAAGCACTCCAATTTTTATCCTTTCCGCAAGGACAGAAGAAATTGATCGCATCATGGGACTTGAGTTAGGTGCTGATGACTACATCACAAAACCTTTTTCGGTTCGTGAACTTAAAACCCGAGTGGATGTTTTCTTTCGTAGATGGGATAAAAAAATAGGGATCAAACCAAATGTGGGCCAAGCAGGAGAAATCATTCGTGGTGCACTTAAAATTGATTCCATCCGTCGTCGTGTCACTCTGAACGAAAACATCATCAATATTTCTAGAAAGGAATTTGACATCTTACAACTATTAGCTGGATCACCGGGAAAAGTTTTTTCTCGCGAAATGATTTTAGAATCAGTTTGGGGAGTGGAATGGGATGGATTCGAAAGGATGATCGACAGTCATATCAAACGCATTCGTTCTAAACTAGAAAAAAACTCTGCACAACCAGAATGGATCGAAACCATTTGGGGAATTGGATACCGTTTCACTGACAACTTTGAGAACATAGTCGTTCCTGAATGA
- a CDS encoding LBF_4227 family protein: MDEKHTKHRKKGGIKSAFEDLVAKVFAYGEVMVIYIQKNLQIYIKNLVLSSVWVFTSIFLIFLGLSYVSYGLFLSIQKFLAAGDPILASFGTGFGFLIFAIFFLSLVLKKK; encoded by the coding sequence TTGGACGAGAAACATACAAAACATCGTAAAAAAGGCGGAATCAAATCCGCCTTCGAAGATTTAGTCGCTAAGGTTTTTGCCTATGGCGAAGTGATGGTGATCTACATCCAGAAGAATCTCCAAATTTATATTAAAAATTTGGTGCTTTCTTCTGTTTGGGTTTTCACTTCTATCTTTCTTATTTTTTTGGGACTCTCGTACGTTTCGTACGGACTTTTTTTAAGCATCCAAAAGTTTCTAGCAGCTGGGGATCCCATCCTTGCCAGTTTTGGAACAGGGTTTGGATTTTTAATTTTTGCAATTTTCTTTTTATCACTTGTTCTAAAGAAAAAATAA
- a CDS encoding amino acid--tRNA ligase-related protein translates to MVSLSKDTLIFRSQVLRKVREILWRDGFLEVDTPTLKPVVGMEPYLDPFEVRSPSGREKGYLITSPEYCLKQMMAKGMTRIFELAHTYRSGEMGSGFHSKEFLMLELYAKGMDDSSLRQFIETFLRELIFVFGKEEDQKKSSSPEWIRHLSVEEVFLQNVGHGFLKEDLLQTIEAKKLSSSPISEIIQWPYEDLFFLVFLNLVEPKLGEGIVFLYDYPPECAALAKVVDGVAKRFEIYWDGLELANAFYELSDVKEQRKRFAEEQELRSKLGKEVFPMDEDFLRSLENGFPDCAGISIGMDRLILRLSGKHGLGDISPYWIEV, encoded by the coding sequence ATGGTTTCACTCTCAAAAGATACACTCATTTTTCGATCCCAAGTATTACGAAAGGTTCGTGAGATTTTATGGAGAGATGGTTTTTTGGAAGTGGATACTCCTACTTTAAAACCTGTTGTGGGGATGGAACCATATCTCGATCCATTTGAAGTACGTTCTCCCAGTGGACGAGAAAAAGGATATCTCATCACTTCTCCTGAATACTGTTTGAAACAAATGATGGCCAAAGGGATGACTCGTATCTTTGAATTGGCACATACTTACCGTTCTGGCGAGATGGGTAGCGGGTTTCATTCCAAAGAATTTTTGATGTTAGAACTTTATGCCAAAGGTATGGATGATTCTTCTTTGAGACAATTTATCGAAACGTTTTTAAGAGAATTGATTTTTGTTTTTGGAAAAGAAGAAGACCAAAAAAAATCATCTAGTCCCGAATGGATTCGCCATTTATCTGTGGAAGAGGTTTTTCTCCAAAATGTTGGTCATGGTTTTTTAAAAGAAGATTTATTACAAACGATAGAGGCAAAAAAACTCTCTTCTTCACCTATTTCGGAAATCATCCAATGGCCGTATGAAGATCTCTTTTTTTTGGTATTTCTCAATTTAGTTGAACCGAAGTTAGGGGAGGGAATTGTATTTTTATATGATTATCCCCCAGAATGTGCAGCACTTGCTAAAGTTGTGGATGGGGTGGCAAAACGATTTGAAATATATTGGGACGGCCTAGAGCTTGCAAACGCTTTTTATGAACTCAGTGATGTAAAAGAACAAAGGAAAAGATTTGCCGAAGAACAAGAGTTACGTTCTAAATTAGGGAAGGAAGTATTCCCGATGGATGAGGATTTTCTTAGATCTTTGGAGAATGGATTCCCTGATTGCGCCGGGATTTCTATTGGAATGGATCGATTGATATTGCGACTTTCCGGTAAACACGGGCTAGGTGATATTAGCCCGTATTGGATAGAAGTTTAA
- a CDS encoding DoxX family protein: MSEKTKKIAYWFFTLWLSLGMVSTAIVQLIKLPEEVEKINQLGYPTYFLTLLGVWKLLGVVAVLSPKFVLLKEWAYAGFFFAMSGAAISHIACGHPFGEIFPSLLLLTLTFVSWYLRPANRRT, encoded by the coding sequence ATGTCAGAAAAAACAAAAAAAATAGCTTATTGGTTCTTTACCCTATGGTTGTCACTCGGGATGGTATCCACTGCGATTGTACAACTAATCAAACTTCCCGAAGAAGTAGAAAAAATCAACCAGTTAGGTTACCCTACTTATTTTCTTACGCTTCTTGGGGTTTGGAAATTGCTAGGTGTTGTGGCAGTCTTATCACCAAAATTTGTTTTGTTGAAAGAATGGGCTTATGCGGGATTTTTCTTTGCGATGTCTGGAGCTGCCATTTCCCATATCGCCTGTGGTCACCCATTCGGAGAAATATTTCCTTCCCTTCTACTTTTAACACTAACATTTGTTTCTTGGTATTTGCGACCTGCCAATCGCCGAACATAA
- a CDS encoding DUF883 family protein, with protein MEEVKRDKSLIDEIKLYEKKAKEIEQRAKEKYMEQVSDIKQKLGKASEEASIKAKEVIDNVGSYVKEHPQKAAVIGFGVGLGLGLALGLIFKKK; from the coding sequence ATGGAAGAAGTGAAAAGAGATAAATCCCTCATCGACGAAATTAAGTTGTATGAGAAAAAAGCCAAAGAAATTGAACAAAGAGCCAAGGAGAAGTATATGGAACAAGTAAGCGACATCAAACAAAAGTTAGGTAAAGCAAGTGAAGAGGCTTCTATCAAAGCAAAAGAAGTCATCGACAACGTAGGGTCTTATGTAAAGGAACATCCACAAAAAGCTGCCGTCATTGGTTTTGGTGTGGGTCTTGGACTTGGACTTGCTCTTGGCCTAATTTTTAAGAAGAAATAA
- a CDS encoding DUF4279 domain-containing protein has protein sequence MESGTQREAKSWAMFALSGPKLRPLEVTEKLGIQPDYYHGADVKDIENMTIPSHWQLNSKLGPEFPVLDHIWNLLKTLAPVRKNLKEFTESYESTIYVSVEFASEFTKGVVLDKRTMLLLGEMGVNLEIIPWELDGTP, from the coding sequence ATGGAATCAGGAACGCAAAGAGAAGCAAAATCGTGGGCAATGTTCGCCCTCTCTGGGCCAAAGTTACGCCCATTGGAAGTCACTGAGAAATTGGGCATCCAACCGGACTATTACCACGGAGCCGATGTAAAAGACATAGAAAATATGACAATTCCAAGTCATTGGCAGCTCAATTCTAAGTTAGGGCCTGAATTTCCTGTCCTCGATCATATTTGGAATTTGCTTAAAACCTTAGCACCTGTTCGTAAGAACCTAAAAGAATTCACTGAAAGTTACGAGTCGACCATTTACGTTTCGGTTGAGTTTGCATCTGAATTCACAAAAGGTGTGGTGCTCGACAAAAGGACTATGCTTTTGTTAGGTGAAATGGGCGTGAATTTAGAAATTATCCCCTGGGAACTCGATGGGACTCCCTAA
- the pnuC gene encoding nicotinamide riboside transporter PnuC, with amino-acid sequence MFDLSLFFSKELQIFSLFGNPMSLIELLGTTTGLLCVYLASKNHTLTWPFGILTSICFFFLFFQIQLYSDMLLQIYFFGSSVYGWMVWRKRTGVYVKIQSLGRSKNLVLIVVILLGTYVLGQITSRLPLWLPRIFVKPPEFLYWDAFTTVGSIVANFLLAQRKLESWFLWVFVDVVCITIYSLKEIPFVTLEYIVFLLIAFYGCHHWYKEYKQNQNFI; translated from the coding sequence ATGTTTGATTTGTCCTTATTCTTTTCAAAAGAACTTCAGATTTTCTCTTTATTCGGTAACCCGATGAGTCTGATCGAACTTCTAGGCACAACCACCGGCCTTCTTTGTGTTTACTTAGCATCTAAAAATCATACCCTTACTTGGCCTTTTGGGATTTTAACTTCTATTTGTTTTTTCTTTTTATTTTTCCAAATCCAACTCTATTCCGATATGTTGTTACAAATCTATTTTTTTGGATCAAGTGTTTATGGTTGGATGGTTTGGCGTAAAAGAACTGGTGTTTATGTAAAAATCCAATCTTTAGGCAGATCAAAAAACTTAGTTCTTATTGTTGTGATTCTTTTGGGGACTTATGTTTTGGGGCAAATCACAAGCCGATTGCCATTATGGTTACCCAGGATTTTTGTAAAACCACCTGAGTTTTTGTATTGGGATGCATTTACCACTGTGGGAAGTATTGTTGCTAACTTTTTACTTGCTCAAAGAAAGTTGGAGTCTTGGTTTTTATGGGTGTTTGTAGATGTGGTTTGTATTACCATTTATTCTTTAAAGGAAATTCCTTTTGTGACTCTGGAATACATTGTGTTTTTGCTCATTGCTTTTTATGGATGCCACCATTGGTATAAGGAGTATAAACAAAATCAAAATTTTATTTAG
- a CDS encoding YdeI/OmpD-associated family protein, whose translation MKQTNPKKNQIDLYFQKIKNWKQEFQILRSIALEIELQEEIKWGQPCYTLNGQNIFLIHGFKEYFAILFFKGALLKDPKKILIQQTKNVQSARQIRFQSVSEITKLKTIIKSYIKEAIQLEQSGKKVVMKKTSEFEVPEEFLKQLEEDPKLQTAFESLTPGRQRAYLLHFSGAKKSETRKERIEKQIPNILKGKGLND comes from the coding sequence ATGAAACAAACAAATCCAAAAAAAAATCAAATCGATTTATATTTCCAAAAAATCAAAAACTGGAAACAGGAATTTCAAATCTTAAGATCAATTGCATTAGAAATTGAATTACAAGAAGAAATCAAATGGGGGCAACCTTGTTATACTTTAAATGGACAAAACATATTCCTAATACACGGATTCAAAGAATATTTTGCGATTTTATTCTTCAAAGGTGCCTTACTCAAAGATCCGAAAAAAATACTGATCCAACAAACTAAAAATGTCCAATCAGCAAGACAAATCCGATTCCAAAGTGTTTCTGAAATCACAAAGCTAAAAACCATCATCAAATCTTATATCAAAGAAGCCATACAACTGGAACAATCTGGGAAAAAAGTAGTTATGAAAAAAACTTCGGAGTTTGAGGTTCCAGAAGAATTTTTAAAACAATTAGAAGAAGACCCAAAGTTACAGACTGCTTTTGAATCTTTAACTCCTGGAAGGCAAAGAGCCTACCTACTCCATTTTTCAGGTGCAAAAAAATCTGAAACCAGAAAAGAGAGAATCGAAAAACAAATACCAAATATTCTAAAAGGAAAAGGTTTAAACGATTAA
- the cutA gene encoding divalent-cation tolerance protein CutA → MASDEILVFTTMGDRDMAEEHISEMLEQGIIISGTIFPEVELVYLWEGKITVDTENKILLKAKADKYNAIEEYIMKRHPYIAPEIIRMDVSFGSPAYKAFVEEKIKKNS, encoded by the coding sequence ATGGCTTCAGATGAAATCTTAGTATTTACCACAATGGGCGATCGCGATATGGCCGAAGAACATATCTCCGAAATGTTAGAACAAGGAATCATCATTTCCGGAACCATCTTCCCAGAAGTGGAACTTGTTTATTTATGGGAAGGAAAAATCACGGTCGATACCGAAAACAAAATCCTTCTCAAAGCAAAAGCTGACAAGTACAATGCGATCGAAGAATACATTATGAAACGTCATCCTTACATTGCTCCAGAAATCATTCGTATGGACGTAAGTTTTGGAAGCCCCGCCTATAAAGCATTTGTCGAAGAAAAAATCAAAAAAAATAGTTAG